A single genomic interval of Armigeres subalbatus isolate Guangzhou_Male chromosome 1, GZ_Asu_2, whole genome shotgun sequence harbors:
- the LOC134215689 gene encoding prostaglandin reductase 1-like, whose translation MVVAKKWIYAKVFDGFPTVENFRLEEETLDGELKDNEFLSEALYLSVDPYMRPFMEQHSEGMTMIGGQVAKVLDSKNPKFPTGSYVVGAFGWRTHSVCNPDEVAAEWKPYTLPDFDGEPLSLGIGALGMPGQTAYFGFLEICEPKEGETVVVSGAAGAVGSLVGQIAKIKGCQVVGIAGSEAKCEWIKSLGFDHAINYKTEDVEAELKKAAPKGVDCYFDNVGGKTAEIVRKQMNIFGRISVCGTISNYNTEPEQVTDPQRDYVWKQLRQEGFMVFRWNDRMLEAITQSLKWIKEGKLKYRETITEGFENMPQAFIGMLKGENTGKAVVKV comes from the exons ATGGTCGTTGCCAAAAAGTGGATCTACGCCAAAGTTTTTGATGGGTTTCCAACGGTGGAAAACTTTCGACTCGAAGAAGAAACTCTGGATGGTGAATTGAAAGACAATG aattcctttctGAAGCACTATACCTCAGTGTGGACCCGTACATGCGACCGTTCATGGAACAGCATTCGGAAGGCATGACCATGATCGGTGGTCAGGTGGCTAAGGTGTTGGACAGCAAAAACCCAAAGTTCCCAACCGGGTCGTACGTCGTGGGTGCCTTCGGATGGCGTACGCACTCCGTGTGCAATCCAGACGAAGTGGCCGCCGAATGGAAACCTTATACGTTGCCGGACTTTGACGGGGAACCACTGTCGTTGGGGATTGGGGCTCTGGGCATGCCAGGTCAGACGGCCTATTTTGGATTCCTGGAGATTTGCGAACCGAAAGAAGGCGAGACGGTGGTGGTCAGTGGAGCGGCCGGGGCCGTTGGATCTTTAGTCGGTCAGATAGCGAAAATCAAAGGGTGTCAGGTTGTTGGCATCGCTGGAAGCGAGGCCAAGTGTGAGTGGATCAAAAGTTTGGGATTCGATCATGCCATCAACTACAAAACGGAGGATGTGGAAGCCGAACTGAAGAAGGCTGCCCCGAAGGGTGTTGATTGCTACTTCGATAATGTCGGCGGTAAGACGGCGGAAATCGTGCGCAAACAAATGAACATCTTTGGACGAATTTCCGTCTGCGGAACCATTTCTAATTACAACACAGAGCCGGAACAAGTTACGGATCCGCAGAGGGACTACGTTTGGAAGCAATTGAGACAAGAAGGATTTATGGTTTTTCGCTGGAACGACCGAATGTTGGAGGCTATCACGCAGTCCCTCAAATGGATCAAGGAGGGGAAGCTCAAGTACCGGGAAACTATCACCGAGGGATTCGAAAATATGCCACAGGCTTTCATCGGAATGCTGAAGGGAGAAAACACCGGTAAGGCAGTTGTTAAAGTTTGA
- the LOC134215698 gene encoding 5-hydroxyisourate hydrolase: MGLSTHILDTSRGKPAVNVAITLYRGTSEVPKSWEEIGQGVTDNDGRYKGFFADNPAGFTNGRYKLRFLVGQYYETLKTDTLYPFVEIVFDIKDSSQHYHIPLLLNPFGYSTYRGS; this comes from the exons ATGGGCCTATCAACTCACATTTTGGACACCAGCCGCGGCAAGCCGGCAGTTAATGTGGCAATCACACTGTACCGCGGAACATCGGAGGTTCCGAAATCCTGGGAGGAGATCGGTCAAGGAGTTACCGACAACGACGGTCGCTACAAAGGTTTTTTCGCCGACAATCCGGCCGGTTTCACCAATGGGCGGTACAAGTTACGCTTCCTGGTTGGTCAGTACTACGAAACGCTGAAAACGGACACTCTTTATCCGTTCGTTGAG ATTGTTTTCGACATCAAGGACTCCAGTCAGCACTATCATATTCCACTTTTGTTAAACCCATTCGGATATTCCACATACAGAGGCTCATAA